A region from the Aegilops tauschii subsp. strangulata cultivar AL8/78 chromosome 5, Aet v6.0, whole genome shotgun sequence genome encodes:
- the LOC123493474 gene encoding uncharacterized protein encodes MRRSRGEDIMPGEVSESRRRRRGEHMATARDDCGASLPYEMIIEVLQWLPVKSVFRFKAVCRSWAALLSSDEFRCLHMSAAKAAKRRAPPAKLLYISPTATFDSTAVYSCSFSPSSSSGRPRDHGDLLFTIDGARGNYVEVVTPAPCNGLTLLYDALDTAYYICNAATRAATRLPPSTDVACDSSAGLGFDARTDEHKVVRLINGMLNPKDLDPVRCEVYTPRGSYVDCRWRPAARGVPSSLHKFVHAAVINASCNKLSPVFANGCLHWLMTPASFITTPSVAIVSFSVAEETFTCLRSPPFWVPGAPPTSRNWSSGEQLLEMDGQLCLVRNRMPHGSNTLEIWKLLDYSSGDWLLNHRISLSGRLARDLRQSQILRVIGSFGSYRSSRKKIIITTSMHKIFNKYQKMVHTYDPRSEALETILSITETHSTQQYGCPSSRFSFIQETLAPVHTTDEEIALSSDLAKATREILLRLPAKSAIRSKFVCKQWFRLVESKNFIQSYFQHKNIDRKPKVMLVVKSTGRLGFSFAPLNKCLQEAPSRSTLLDTKVVCSKPCHGLNLVSTETKDYLCNPCTGFHRGFSNLGPNLHLRSRMPKIEEHAFTVGNKNVGLTFNSLTREHVIVEIFYHRKDFESRQYDMSCTLHWCNTANAAQEHSVPPLPVNDMPPAYVNGMLYWMNEPRLGQSCEWAIVSFNLAASTFDVVPCPSWFARWSSRNRCRAFVVELEGVLCAVLADPVADKLDVWKLEHGRWDRAYTIHLEASPGYSLKTCVVVPLAVDPDRGKVLLNTVRKIGLYDPVEQTIENLYSLDQVPVASSAHLKFLDMPSTSSGDSLTCSKEESVAEMNRMDSKLITSVPMLYEESLACYSFVRKANCLW; translated from the coding sequence ATGCGTAGGAGCAGGGGGGAGGATATCATGCCGGGGGAGGTCAGTgagagcaggaggaggaggagaggggaaCACATGGCCACTGCAAGAGATGATTGCGGGGCATCGCTTCCGTACGAGATGATCATAGAGGTTCTGCAGTGGCTCCCAGTCAAATCCGTCTTCCGCTTCAAGGCAGTGTGCCGCTCCTGGGCTGCGCTGCTCTCCTCGGATGAATTCCGCTGCCTCCACATGTCAGCAGCCAAGGCTGCAAAGCGGCGGGCACCACCAGCCAAGCTGCTATACATCTCGCCGACCGCCACATTCGACTCCACCGCGGTCTACTCGTGCTCCttctcgccatcatcatcatcgggccGCCCCAGAGATCACGGGGACCTACTGTTCACCATCGACGGTGCCCGTGGCAACTATGTGGAGGTAGTGACGCCCGCGCCGTGCAATGGCCTCACCCTTCTCTACGATGCTCTCGACACAGCCTACTACATCTGCAATGCGGCCACACGGGCAGCCACGCGTCTGCCGCCTTCTACTGACGTAGCATGCGACTCCAGTGCTGGGCTGGGGTTTGATGCCCGCACAGACGAgcataaggtggtgaggttgatCAATGGGATGTTGAATCCGAAGGACTTGGACCCGGTGAGGTGCGAGGTGTACACGCCTAGAGGCTCCTATGTGGATTGCCGCTGGAGGCCGGCTGCCAGAGGAGTACCCTCCAGCTTGCATAAATTTGTACATGCCGCTGTTATTAATGCGTCATGCAACAAATTATCTCCTGTGTTTGCCAATGGTTGCCTCCACTGGTTGATGACACCTGCCTCTTTCATCACAACTCCAAGTGTTGCCATCGTGTCCTTTTCGGTCGCAGAGGAGACCTTCACATGTCTCCGGTCACCGCCCTTCTGGGTACCAGGAGCGCCGCCAACCTCCAGGAATTGGTCATCAGGAGAGCAACTATTGGAGATGGATGGCCAACTATGTTTGGTTCGCAACAGAATGCCTCATGGTAGTAACACTTTGGAGATCTGGAAACTGCTGGACTATAGCTCTGGTGACTGGTTGCTGAATCATCGAATTAGTTTGTCAGGGCGCTTGGCAAGAGATTTGCGTCAGTCACAAATTCTGAGAGTTATTGGATCTTTTGGCAGTTATAGGTCGTCAAGGAAGAAGATAATCATTACTACTAGCATGCACAAGATTTTCAACAAATATCAGAAAATGGTTCACACGTATGATCCTAGGTCTGAGGCTCTGGAAACCATTCTTTCAATCACGGAGACACACTCAACTCAACAATATGGGTGCCCTAGTTCAAGATTCAGTTTCATTCAAGAGACCCTTGCTCCCGTGCATACAACAGATGAAGAGATAGCCTTGTCATCTGACCTGGCTAAGGCGACTAGAGAGATCCTACTCCGCCTCCCAGCTAAATCAGCCATACGGTCCAAATTTGTCTGCAAGCAGTGGTTCAGATTGGTTGAGAGTAAAAACTTCATTCAGTCATATTTTCAGCATAAGAACATAGACAGAAAGCCTAAAGTCATGCTTGTGGTCAAGAGCACTGGACGGTTGGGCTTCAGTTTTGCTCCATTGAATAAATGCCTCCAAGAAGCTCCTAGTCGCAGTACATTGCTTGATACAAAGGTGGTTTGCTCCAAGCCTTGCCATGGGCTGAACTTGGTAAGCACCGAGACGAAGGACTATCTCTGCAATCCATGTACAGGTTTCCATAGGGGCTTCTCTAACCTGGGGCCAAATTTGCACCTACGCTCGAGAATGCCTAAAATAGAAGAGCATGCTTTTACAGTCGGCAATAAAAATGTTGGCTTGACTTTCAACAGTTTGACTCGTGAACATGTTATTGTGGAAATCTTCTATCACCGGAAGGACTTTGAATCTCGTCAGTATGACATGTCATGCACGTTACACTGGTGTAACACTGCGAATGCTGCCCAAGAGCACTCAGTACCACCTCTGCCTGTGAATGACATGCCACCGGCCTATGTTAATGGAATGCTTTACTGGATGAATGAACCAAGGTTGGGACAGAGCTGCGAATGGGCCATTGTCTCTTTCAACCTTGCTGCAAGTACTTTCGATGTCGTCCCATGCCCTTCGTGGTTTGCAAGATGGAGTAGCAGAAACCGCTGTCGTGCATTTGTTGTTGAGCTTGAGGGAGTGTTATGTGCTGTTCTGGCAGATCCAGTTGCAGACAAATTAGATGTATGGAAGCTAGAGCATGGCCGATGGGACAGAGCATACACAATTCACCTAGAAGCATCTCCTGGCTATTCCCTCAAGACATGTGTTGTGGTGCCATTAGCTGTTGATCCCGATCGTGGGAAGGTCCTGCTCAACACTGTTAGGAAAATAGGTCTATATGATCCAGTGGAGCAAACAATTGAAAATCTCTATTCACTTGATCAGGTGCCGGTTGCCAGTAGTGCACACCTTAAGTTTCTTGACATGCCTTCAACTTCATCAGGGGATAGTTTGACATGCTCCAAAGAAGAGTCAGTGGCGGAGATGAATAGAATGGACTCTAAATTGATTACTTCTGTTCCTATGTTATATGAGGAGAGCCTGGCATGTTATTCATTTGTGCGCAAAGCAAACTGCTTGTGGTGA